CCTCCGCGTCGACGAGCTCCCCCTGCGGGAGCAGGCCCGCGACCTTCATGTCCAGCAGCGTCGCCGCCACCACGAGGAACTCGGATGCCTCATCGAGCTCCGCCTCGGGCCCGAGGGCGCGCAGATACGCGATGAACTCGTCCGTGACGGTGCTCAGCGCCACCTCGGTGATGTCCAGCTGGTGCTGGGAGATCAGGGAGAGCAGCAGATCGAACGGCCCGTCGAACACGCCGAGCGACACCCGGAAGCCGTCCTCCGGGGACGGCGGTGAGGGGTCGGACGCGGACGTGTCCGGGGAAGGCGCGACGGTGTCGTCGTCAGGCGACGGCGCCACGGGAGACCAGTTCCCGAGCAAGCCGCAGGTAGGCCTGCGCGGCCGCGTGCTCGGGGGCGAACTCGGTGATCGGCATCCCCGAGACCGAGGCATCCGGGAACTTGACCGTCCGCCCGATGACCGTCTCCAGCACGTCGTCGCCGAACGCCTCCACCACGCGCTCGAGCACCTCACGCGAGTGCAGCGTGCGCGGGTCGTACATCGTGGCCAGGACGCCGTCGAGGGTGATGCTCGGGTTCAGACGGTCGCGGACCTTGTCGATCGTCTCGATGAGCAGGGCGACGCCGCGCAGGGCGAAGAACTCGCACTCGAGCGGGATGAGCACCCCGTGGCTGGCGGTCAGGGCGTTCACCGTCAGCAGGCCGAGCGACGGCTGGCAATCGATGAGCACGACGTCGTACTCGGGGGTGATGTTGCGCAGCACCCGGGCGAGGATCGTCTCGCGAGCGACCTCGTTGACCAGGTGCACCTCGGCGGCGGACAGATCGATGTTCGCGGGGATCACATCGAGACCCTCGACCGACGTGTGCACGATGGCTTCGTGCGGGTCCCGCTTGGTGTCCAGGAGCAGGTCGTAGATGGTGGGCATGTCGTGCGGGTGGATGCCGAGACCCGCCGAGAGCGCGCCCTGCGGGTCGAAGTCGACCGCGAGCACCTTGCGTCCGTAGTTGGCCAGCGACGCGGCGAGGTTGATCGTGGTCGTCGTCTTGCCGACCCCGCCCTTCTGGTTGCACAGGGCGATGATGCGCGCCGGTCCGTGGGTCGTGAGGGCGGGAGGGGTCGCGAATCCGTGATACGGGCGGCCGGTGGGGCCCAGCGGCGTATCGTCCTTCGTCGACGATTTGCCTGATGCCTTGCTCGCGCGCTCCGCCACCGTACTCCTGCTCTCGGGTCGTTCGATCGATTCTAGCGAGGCCGGGGCGTGAGACCGAGGCGGCGCGGCTGAACCTGCGGAAACCTCGTCGTTCAGCGGGCTCGGGGATGCGCCGTGGAGTACACGTCGCGCAGCGCGTCCACGCTCACGTGCGTGTAGATCTGGGTGGTGGCGACCGAGGAATGCCCGAGCAGCTCCTGCACCACCCGCACGTCCGCGCCGCCCTGCAGCAGGTGCGTGGCGAACGAATGTCGGAGGGTGTGCGGAGAGACGTGCGCGTCGAGCCCCGCGCGTTCGGCCGCCGCCTGCAGCACGGCCCAGGCGCTCTGCCGCGACAGGGGCGCACCCCGCGCGCCGAGGAACAGCCGCGGCGTGCCCTTCCCCCGGCGGGCGAGCTCCGGGCGTGCCCGCGTCAGGTAGGCGTCGGTGGCGGCCCGCGCGTACGAGCCGACCGGGACGATCCGCTCCTTCGAGCCCTTGCCGCGCACGCGCAGCACGTCTCCGTGCGCGAGGTCGTCGACATCCAGCTGGACGAGTTCGGAGACGCGCGCGCCGGTCGCGTAGAGCAGCTCCACCAGGGCCCGGTCGCGCACCGTCACGATCTCGGCCTGATCGGCGGATCCCGGGGCGGGACCCGATGCGTCCAGCAGCTGCTCGACCTGCGCGATGGTGAGGGCCTTCGGCAGCCGTTGCGGCAGTCTCGGCGGGCGCAGGGATTCGGTCGGGTCCGCCTCGGTCGTCCCCTCCCGCACGAGGAATCGGTGCAGACCCCGCACGGAGGACTGGAGACGCGCGAGCGATGCGGCCGCCGGTCGCGGTTCGGCGCCGGCCCGTTCCGCGGCGAACTCCGCCACGAGCGCGGGCGTCACCTCCCCGGCCTCGCCCACGCCGTGATCCTCGAGCCACGCGACGTATCCCGCCAGGTCGCGCCGGTAGGCGCCGACCGTGTGCGCGGACAGCCCACGTTCGATGGTGATGTGCCGCAGGTAGATGTCGACGGCCCGTTCGAGTCGCACGTCAGTGCTCCGCGCCGGACCGTCTCAGCCGCTCGGCGGTGGCGAGGACACCGGTCATCAGGATGCCGTTGCGGAGTCTGCCCTCGAGCACAGCGGTGACGGCATCTTCGAGCGGTACCCACCGCATCCGGATGTCGGCCTCCTCCTCTTCGCGGTGGTGCGCCTCGGCCCGCGTGGACAGTCCGCGCGCGAGGAAGAGGTGGACGATCTCGTCGTTCCCGCCGGGCGTCGTGAACATGCTGACCAGCGGCTCCCAGGAGGTCGCCTCGAGGTCCGCCTCCTCGGCCAGCTCACGGCGTGCGGCCTGCTCCGGGCTCTCCCCTGCGACGTCCAGCAGTCCGGCCGGCACCTCCCAGTCGCGATGCCTGATCGGATGCCGGTACTGCTGGATCAGCAGCACACGGCCCTCGTCGTCGAGCGCGATGACCGCGGCGGCGCCGGGGTGCACCACGTACTGACGCACGATCCGGCCGTCGTTGTAGCGGACGGTGTCGGAGCGGACGTCCCAGACCGCGCCCCGGTAGACGAGGTCGCTGGCGACGACGTCCGGGTCGACCGGTTCGTCGCGCAGCGCCTCGTCCATCCGATCAGCCGTTCTCGACGTCGAAGAGCTCGCTGGCGCGGTGACGTTCCAGCGCCGCGCCGATCAGCCCGCGGAACAGCGGGTGGGGCGAGGTGGGACGCGACTGCAGCTCCGGGTGGGCCTGGGTGGCGATGTAGTACGGGTGCACCGAGCGGGGCAGCTCGACGAACTCGACGAGGTTGCGGTCGGGCGACAGACCCGAGAAGACGAGTCCCGCCTCGGCGAGCTGGTCGCGGTAGGCGTTGTTGACCTCGTAGCGGTGACGGTGCCGTTCGAAGACCTCGGAGGCGCCGTACACCTCCTCGGCGACCGAACCGGCGCGTAGCTGCGCCGGGTACCGACCGAGGCGCATCGTGCCGCCCAGGTCGCCGCGGTCGATGATGTCGACCTGCTCGGCCATCGTCGCGACGACCGGGAACGGGGTGTCCGGGTCGAACTCGCTCGACGAGGCGCCGGGGAGACCTGCCATGTTGCGGGCGTACTCGATCACCATGCACTGCAGGCCCAGACAGATGCCGAGCGTCGGGATCCCCTGCTCACGGGCGAACTTGAGCGCGCCGAGCTTGCCTTCGATGCCGCGGACGCCGAACCCGCCGGGCACGATGATGCCGTCGAGGCCCGACAGCGCCTTCTCGGCGCCCTCCGGCGTCTCACAGGTGTCCGACGGGATCCAGGTGATCGAGACGTGCGTCTCGTGCGCGAAGCCGCCGGCCTTGATCGCCTCGGTGACCGAGAGGTAGGCGTCGGGCAGATCGATGTACTTGCCGACCAGTCCGATCGTCACCTCGTGCTTGGGGTTGTGCACCGCACCGAGCACCTGCTGCCAGCGCGACCAGTCCACCCCCGCCGCCTTGCCGAGACCGAGCGCGCGGACGATGTAGTCGTCCAGGCCCTGGTCGTGGAGCATGGTCGGGATGTCGTAGATGCTGGGCACGTCGACGGCGTTGACCACGGCCATCTCGTCCACGTCGCACATGAGCGCGATCTTGCGCTTGTTCGACTCGGTGACGGGACGGTCGCTGCGCAGGACGAGGGCGTCGGGCTGGATGCCGATGGAGCGCAACGCCGCGACGGAGTGCTGCGTCGGCTTGGTCTTCTGCTCCCCCGAGGCGCCCATGTACGGGACGAGCGAGACGTGCACGAAGAACACGTTCTGGCGCCCGAGCTCGTGACGGATCTGCCGCGCGGACTCGATGAACGGCTGCGACTCGATGTCGCCGACCGTGCCGCCGATCTCCGTGATGATCACGTCCGGCTTCGGGGTCTCGTCCGCCTGCAGCCGCATCCGGCGCTTGATCTCGTCGGTGATGTGCGGGATGACCTGCACCGTGTCGCCGAGGTACTCGCCGCGCCGCTCGCGCGCGATGACCTGCGAATAGATCTGGCCGGTGGTCACGTTCGCCGCCTGGCTCAGCTCGATGTCGAGGAACCGCTCGTAGTGCCCGATGTCGAGATCCGTCTCGGCGCCGTCGTCGGTCACGAAGACCTCGCCGTGCTGGAACGGGTTCATCGTCCCCGGGTCGACGTTCAGATACGGGTCGAGCTTCTGCATGACGACATGCAGGCCCCGAGCGGTGAGGAGGTTGCCGAGACTGGCGGCAGTCAACCCCTTACCGAGGGAGGAGACGACACCGCCCGTCACGAAGATGTGCTTGGTGGTGTCGTCGTTCGTACCGTGAGAAGGGCTTGAGCCGGGAGAGTGCGTCACGGGCTTCCATCCTATCAGCGGGTACGGTCGGCCAGCGCAAGGAGTTCCCGCGCATGGGTCACTGCTGCATCCGAGTCTGCCAATCCCGACAGCAGACGCGCCATCTCCGCTTCCCTCGCCTCGCCCTCGAGCCGCCGGACACTGGAGGAGGTGACGGACCCGTCGTTCGCCTTCACGACGCTGAGATGGTTGTTCGCGAACGCGGCCACCTGGGCGAGATGCGTCACCGCGATCACCTGTGACGTCTCGGCGAGCCGGGCGAGTCGTCGCCCCACTTCGATGGCCGCGGCGCCGCCGATTCCGGCATCCACCTCGTCGAAGACGAAGGTCGGCACAGGATCCATGCTGGCGATCACCACCTCGATGGCGAGCATGACGCGGCTGAGTTCACCCCCGGATGCTCCCCGGGAGACCGGACGTGGATCCGCCCCGGGGTGCGGGGCGAGGAGGATGGCGACGTCGTCGCGCCCTGCGGCGGTCTCCGCCCCCGGGGTGACCGATACGACCAGGCGGGCATCCGGCAGCGCCAGGGCCCGGAGCTCCTCCGTGACGGCGGCTCCGAGGCGTTCCGCAGCGGACATGCGCGCCGCGGTGAGCTCCGCCGCCGCCGCGTCGAGATCCGCCGCGGCCGCCGAGCGTTCGGCCTCGAGGCGCTCCACGCGGGAGTCGTCGTCCTCCAGCTCGGCCAGGCGCAGGGCACCGACGCGTCCGAGCTCGAGCGCGGCGTCGAGCGAACCGTGCCGGCGCACGAGGCCGGCCAGGAGTGCCCGCCGCTCCTCGACGGCCGCGAGCTCCGCCGGGCCGCTGTCATCCAGGTCCGCCAGGTACGACGCCACAGCCGTCGCGAGGTCGGCGAGCCGATAGCCGATGTCCGCTGCCTGTTCGGCCAGGGCCTGCAGCTCCTGATCGCTGCCCGACGCCCTCTCGAGCGCCCGGCGGGACTCGGCCACGAGGGTGGAGGCATCGGGCGCGTCGTCCTCGTTCGAGAGCGCACCGTGCGCGAGCGCCGCCGCCTCGCGGAGCTGTTCGACGTTCGCGAGACGTTCCGCGCGCTGCGCGAGCGCGGTGTCCTCGTCGGGCTGCGGGTCGGCGTCCTCGATCTCGGCGAGGGCCTCGCGCAGATCCGCGGCTTCGCGCGCCCGCTCGTCGCGGGCCGCGACGAGTCCGTCCAGCTCCGTGGTGAGCGCGCGGACCCGGTCGAAGGCGGTGCGGTAGCGGCCCGCCGCGTCGGAGACGGGTGCGCCCGCGAACCTGTCGAGCGCGTCCCGCTGCGCCGCGGCGGATTTCAGGCGGAGCTGGTCGGACTGCCCGTGCACGACGATGAGCAGGTCCGCGAGGTCGGAGAGCACCCCGACCGGTGCGGACCGACCGCCGACCGTGGCGCGGCTGCGTCCCTCACTGGTGACGGTACGGCCCAGCATGAGCTCCGCGCGGCCGCCGCCCACCGGGTCGACGTCTCCCCCGGCGTCCCGCACCCGGTCCGCGACCGCGCCGTGCTCGTCGACGAGCCACACTCCGTCGACCGCAGCCGCGGCCGCACCCGAACGCACGGCACCCGAATCGGCGCGTTCGCCCAGCAGCAGCCCGAGACCGGTGACGACCATCGTCTTGCCCGCACCGGTCTCGCCGGTGATGGCGGTGAAGCCCGTCCCGAGCGGAAGCGTGGCGTCGGCGATCACGCCGAGGTCCCGCAGGCGCATCTCCTCGATCACGCCGTCCTCCCTGAGGGCCGCGCGGGGAGCGCGTCCGGCCCCCGCCATCCGGTCACCGGGAGGTGGAACTTGTCGACCAGGCGGTCGGTGAACGCCGCCGGGTGCAGCCGCGCCAGCCGCACCGGCTCGCTGGACCGTCGCACCACGACGCGGGCCCCGGGGGGCAGGTCGTGGGAACGGCGCCCGTCGCACCAGAGGATGCCCGTGCCGTTCGTGCGGGCCAGGACCTCGATCGCGACCGACGCCTCCGGCCCCAGTACCAGCGGCTTGGCGAACAGCGCATGCGCCGACAGCGGCACCACCGCGATCGCCTCGACGGTGGGCCAGATGACCGGCCCCCCGGCGGAGAAGTTGTACGCCGTCGACCCGGTCGGCGTCGACACGACGACGCCGTCGCAGCCGAAACTGGAGAGCGGACGCCCGTCGACCTCGATGACCACCTCGAGCATCCGCTCGCGGCTGGCCTTCTCGACGGTGGCCTCGTTGAGCGCCCAGGTCTCGTAGATCACCGCTCCGGATACGTCCTTCACACGCACCGAAAGTGCGAGGCGCTCTTCCACCCGGTAATCCCGGGCGATCACGCGCGCAACGGCCTCGTCCATGTCGTCGCGCTCGCTCTCCGCGAGGAACCCGACGTGACCCAGGTTGATCCCGAGCACCGGTGCCGTGCCGCCGCGGACGAGCTCCGCGGCGCGGAGGATGGTCCCGTCCCCGCCCAGGACGATCGCGAGCTCGATGTCGGCGAGCGGCACGTCGGCACCGAGTGCGGGCAGGTCCGCGCATTGGGGCAGGATCTGGATCAGTTCGGACCGGTCCTCCTCGCTGAGAACGGGTACCGCGCCGGCCGAGCGGAGTTCCTGGATCACGCGTTCCGCGGCCTCGACGGTGTCGTCGCGCCGCGCATGCGCGACGACGAGGATGTGGCGTGGGCCGGTCATCGCACTCCCGTCAGCTCGATCACAGTGCTCTCCCATTGTGTCGGAATGCTGCCCGCGCCGAGTCGAAGATGCACGACGTACTCGCTGTTGCCGTGCGTCCCCAGGATCGGGGACGCGATGAGCCCCAGCGTGCCGAGCCCCTGGTCCCAGGCGGACCAGAGCACCTGCGAGACCGCATCCGCGCGGGATGCCGGATCGGTGACGAGGCCGCCGCGCACGGCGGTCCGCCCGACCTCGAACTGCGGTTTGACGAGCAGGACGATGTCGGTGTCGGCCGTCACGACACCCCGGACGGCGGGAAGCACATGAGCGAGGGAGATGAAGGACAGGTCCCCCACGACGATGCCGGGGACGAACGGTCCGCCGGCCAGATCGGCGAGCGATTCCGGCGTGATGTGGCGCACGTTCACGCCCTCGACGGCGATCACGCCCGGATCCTGCGCGACCCGTTCGGCGAGTTGGCCGTGCCCGACGTCGACCGCGAGGACCGGCTCGGCGCCGCGTTCGCGCAGCACCTGGGTGAACCCCCCGGTGGAGGCCCCCATGTCCAGCGCCGCGCGGCCGGCGACATCCACCCCGAAGGCGTCCAGACCTGCGATGAGCTTGTGCGCGGCCCGGCTGACGTAGTGGTCGGTCCCGGCCACGTCCAGCACGGTGTCGGCATCCACCTGCTGGGAGGGTTTCACCACCGGCCGGCCGTCCACGCTCACCTCGCCTGCGGCGATGAGGGTCGCGGCGTGCGTCCGCGATCGGGCGAGCCCCCGTGCGGCGAGTTCGGCGTCCAGGCGCGGGCTCATCCGGCTGCGGGACCGGACTCGAGGCGGCGCGCGAGGTCGTCGAGGACGGCCGAGTACGCCCCTGCCCGGGCGGCGAGCGGCTGCTGTTCGATCACCTCGAGCGCCGGGAGCAGGTCGTCGGTGCCGGTGGGCTCGGACGCATCCGTCTCGTGACTGTCCATCCCCCCAGGATAGGCGTCCGGAGAGGGAAGCCCGGCAGATCAGGGCCGGTGGAAGGGATCCGCGTAGAGCGCCTCGGGGACGTGGAATCCGAAGATGGCCCGGCCGGTCGCCCAGATGGCCGCCGCACCGGCGCGCACCAGGTCGATGGGCCGGGATCCCGCGTCGAGGATCCGCACGTCCACGCCGTCGATCGCCACGCGGGCCTCCCGCACGATCGTCACGTCGCCCTTCACCCGCGTCACCGGGTACGGTTCGTGCAGTTCCCGCAGGTCCCCGAGGATGTAGTCCGGTCGGGAGGACGGCGGCGCCGCGAGGATGTGCTTGGGGCGGTCGATACCGGTGAGCACGAGCGCGGAGCGGATGCCGGCTGCCTGGGCTCCGGCGATGTCGGTGTCCAGGCGATCGCCGAGGAACAGCGGGCTGCGGGCGCCGAAGCGCGCGACCGCCTCCTGGAAGATCGGCGTCTCGGGCTTGCCTGCCACGGTGGCCAGCCGGCCGACCGCGGTGTGGACCGCGGACACGAGCGTGCCGTTGCCGGGCGCGATGCCGCGGGACTGCGGGATCGTCCAGTCGGTGTTGGTCGCGATCCAGGGGATCCCGCCCTCGCTCTCCGGGAGCGCGAGCGCGTAGGCGGCTTCCGCGAGGTGCACCCAGCCGACCTCGGGCGCGAAGCCCTGTACGACGGCTGCCGGCGCATCGGCGGCGCTGCGGGTCACGACGTATCCGGCCTTCTCCAGCTCGACGACGAGCCCCTCTCCCCCGACCACGAGGATCACGGAGCCGGGAGCGACGAGGGTGTTCAGCAGCCGCACCGCGGCCTGCGGACTCGTCACGACGTCCGAGGGCTCCACCCGGAGCCCCAGCTCGTTCAGGTGGGCGGCGACCGACGCGTCCGTGCGCGACGCGTTGTTGGTGATGAATCCCAGGCGGCGGGTCTGCGCGGCGCGGTTCAGGCTCTCCACGGCATGCGGAAGCGCACCGGCACCGGCGTAAACCACTCCGTCGAGATCGGCGAGGACCGCGTCGACACCGTCGAGCGGCGTGCTGGGTCGACCGAACAGCGCCATCAGCGCTCGTCCTCGTCGGTGACCTCGCCGTCCTCGGTCTCGTCTGCGCCGTCTCCGGACTCGGGCTCATCCGACTCGGGCTCCGGCTCGGCTTCGGCGGGCTCAGCCTCACCCTCGGTGGGCTCGGCGGGCTCGGCGGGCTCGGCGGGCTCGGCGGGCTCGGTGGGCTCGGTGGGCTCGGTGGGCTCGGTGGGCTCGGTGGGCTCGGTGGGCTCGGTGGGCTCCTCCTCCGGCTCCGCGGACTCGGCGTCGGTGGGTTCCGGCTCCGGCTCCGCGGACTCGGCGTCGGTGGGTTCCGGCTCCGGCGCGTCGTAGAACTCCTCGACGACGAGGATCTCCTCGTCGGTGCCGCCGGCGGCGTCATCGAGCGCTTCCGCGGCGACGACGGCGCGGCGATGCCACTCCGCTGCCTCTTCCGTCCGGCCCAGCTCCTCGAGAACCGTGGCGCGGGCCTGGAAGAGGGACGGGCTCCACTCGAAGGCGCGGTCCGGATCGAGTTCCGGGATGTCGAGCTCGCTCAGGGCGCGTTCGGGGTCGCCGAGATCGAGGCGGGCGCCGGACATCGCGATGGCGAGTTCGACACGGGCGTGGACCGGCAGATCGTCGCGGGAAACCTCTCGTCCGACCTCCACGGCGCGATCCGGTCGTCCCACTCCTCGCTCGCTGTCCACCATGAGCGCGATCTGGTCGTCGCGGCCGGAGATGCGCCGGTAGGTGCGCAGCTCACGAAGGGCGAGGGCATAGTCCTCGATCGCGTAGGCGGTGATGGCCACCGTCTCGCGGACGACGGCGACGCGGCCGGCACGCCGCGAGGCAGCCAGCGCGTGGGCGTGGGCGAGCTGCGGGTCCTCGTCGATGACGCGGGCGGCCATCGCCAGATGACGGGCGACGGACTCCGCGTTCTCCTTGCTGAGGGTCTTCAGCTCGTTGCGGGCGCTGGGGTGGAGATCCCGTGCCGTGACCTCGTCCGGCAGCAGCGGTTCGGCGGCCTTCGCGGCGCGCAGGTCGGCATCCTGAGGGGGCCGGGACGAACGGGACTCACCACGGTAGCCGCCGCCGTCGCGGTAGCCACCGGAGCGCGGAGCTCCCCCGTCGCGCGGTCGCTCACCACGGTTGCCGCCGCCGGAGCGCTCGTCGCGGGGACGGTAGGGACGGTCACCCTGACCCGAACCCTCCGAACGCGGACGATACGGACGGTCACCCTGGCCCGAACCCTCCGAACGCGGACGATACGGACGGTCACCCTGGCCCGAACCCTCCGAACGCGGACGATACGGACGGTCACCCTGACCGGAACCCTCCGAACGCGGACGATACGGACGGTCACCCTGGCCCGAACCCTCCGAACGCGGACGATACGGACGGTCACCCTGGCCCGAACCCTCCGAACGGGGACGGTACGGACGGTCGCCGGACGCAGGCCGGTCATTCCGGGGACGATACGGACGGTCACCCTGACCGGAACCCTCCGAACGGGGACGGTACGGGCGGTCACCCTGCCCCGAGCCTTCCGAACGCGGACGGTACGGACGGTCACCCTGGCCCGAACCCTCGGCACGCGGACGGTACGGACGGTCACCCTGACCGGAACCCTCCGAACGCGGACGGTACGGGCGGTCACCCTGCCCGGAACCCTCCGAACGCGGACGATACGGGCGATCGCTCTGCCCGGCTCCGTCGGTGCGGGGTCGGTACGGTCGGTCGTCACGGGCTTTGCCCGCTCGATCGGCTCGACCGGCGGACCCGCCACCTCGGGCGGGACCGTCGGAGCGGCGCGGGCGCTGAGCGCCTTCGGAGCGTCGACGGTCGTCGTCGCCCTTCTTCTCGCGATCGTTCTCCGACATATCGTCTCCTCGACGTCTTCTCGTGCCCGTAAACCAGAAATGGCCACCCAGCGTTGGGTGGCCATTTCTATTGAAAAGAAGTCCGGCGGTGTCCTACTCTCCCACAGGGTCCCCCCTGCAGTACCATCGGCGCTGTGAGGCTTAGCTTCCGGGTTCGGAATGTAACCGGGCGTTTCCCTCACGCTATGGCCGCCGAAACACTATTGATGTTTCAGTCTGCATAACAACTCAATTGTTATGCGGTTCTCGACCGTACATCGAGAACCACTCAGTGGACGCGTAGCACCAAAAAACGGTGTGTTATCAAGTCATCGGCTTATTAGTACCAGTCAGCTGCACACGTTACCGTGCTTCCACATCTGGCCTATCAACCCAGTAGTCTGGCTGGGAGCCTCTCGCCCGAAGGCATGGAAGTCTCATCTTGAGGCCGGCTTCCCGCTTAGATGCTTTCAGCGGTTATCCATCCCGAACGTAGCTAATCAGCGGTGCTCCTGGCGGAACAACTGACACACCAGAGGTTCGTCCAACCCGGTCCTCTCGTACTAGGGTCAGATCCTCTCAAACTTCCTACGCGCGCAGCGGATAGGGACCGAACTGTCTCACGACGTTCTAAACCCAGCTCGCGTACCGCTTTAATGGGCGAACAGCCCAACCCTTGGGACCTACTCCAGCCCCAGGATGCGACGAGCCGACATCGAGGTGCCAAACCATGCCGTCGATATGGACTCTTGGGCAAGATCAGCCTGTTATCCCCGAGGTACCTTTTATCCGTTGAGCGACAGCGCTTCCACAAGCCACTGCCGGATCACTAGTCCCGACTTTCGTCCCTGCTCGACCTGTCAGTCTCACAGTCAAGCTCCCTTGTGCACTTACACTCGCCACCTGATTGCCAACCAGGTTGAGGGAACCTTTGGGCGCCTCCGTTACTTTTTGGGAGGCAACCGCCCCAGTTAAACTACCCACCATGCACTGTCCCTGAACCGGATTACGGTTCGAAGTTAGATATCCAGAGTGACCAGAGTGGTATTTCAACAACGACTCCACCTGAACTAGCGTCCAAGCTTCAAAGTCTCCCACCTATCCTACACAAGCCACACCGAACACCAATACAAAGCTATAGTAAAGGTCACGGGGTCTTTCCGTCCTGCTGCGCGTAACGAGCATCTTTACTCGTAATGCAATTTCGCCGAGTTCGCGGTTGAGACAGTTGGGAAGTCGTTACGCCATTCGTGCAGGTCGGAACTTACCCGACAAGGAATTTCGCTACCTTAGGATGGTTATAGTTACCACCGCCGTTTACTGGGGCTTAAATTCAAAGCTTCGCCGAAGCTAACCTCTCCTCTTAACCTTCCAGCACCGGGCAGGCGTCAGTCCGTATACATCGTCTTGCGACTTGGCACGGACCTGTGTTTTTAGTAAACAGTCGCTACCCACTAGTCTCTGCGGCCTCCAAACGCTTTCGGAGCAAGTCCTAATACGTCGAAGGCCCCCCTTCTCCCGAAGTTACGGGGGCATTTTGCCGAGTTCCTTAACCACGATTCTCTCGATCTCCTTGGTATTCTCTACCTGACCACCTGAGTCGGTTTGGGGTACGGGCGGCTAGAACCTCGCGTCGATGCTTTTCTTGGCAGCATAGGATCACCCACTTTTTATCCGCATCGTGTCTCAGCCTTAATGAGTGACGGATTTGCCTATCACTCGGCCTACGCACTTGCACCAGGACAACCATCGCCTGGCTTGGGCTACCTTCCTGCGTCACACCTGTTAATACGCTAACCGCACCAGAACGGGTTCGTGCGCTAGGCCCAGAGCGTCACCCCGAAGGGATCAGTCACTGGGATTCAGACACTTAGCACTACTGGATTAGCTTGGGCGGTTCTTCGCCGGTACGGGAATATCAACCCGTTGTCCATCGACTACGCCTGTCGGCCTCGCCTTAGGTCCCGACTTACCCAGGGAAGATTAGCTTGACCCTGGAACCCTTGGTCTTTCGGAGGACGTGTTTCTCACACGTCTTTCGCTACTCATGCCTGCATTCTCACTCGTGTAGCCTCCACGGCTGGTTCACACCGCCGCTTCGCTGGCCACACGACGCTCTCCTACCCATCAACACGGCTGGACCACGAAGGCCTACCTATAATGCTAATGCCACAGCTTCGGTGGCGTGCTTGAGCCCCGTTACATTGTCGGCGCGGAATCACTTGACCAGTGAGCTATTACGCACTCTTTCAAGGGTGGCTGCTTCTAAGCCAACCTCCTGGTTGTCAAGGCAACTCCACATCCTTTCCCACTTAGCACGCGCTTAGGGACCTTAGATGGTGGTCTGGGTTGTTTCCCTCTCGACTATGAAGCTTATCCCCCACAGTCTCACTGCTGCGCTCTCACTTACCGGCATTCGGAGTTTGGCTGACGTCAGTAACCTTGTAGGGCCCATCGGCCATCCAGTAGCTCTACCTCCGGCAAGAAACACGCAACGCTGCACCTAAATGCATTTCGGAGAGAACCAGCTATCACGAAGTTTGATTGGCCTTTCACCCCTATCCACAGCTCATCCCCTCAGTTTTCAACCTAAGTGGGTTCGGTCCTCCACGACGTCTTACCGTCGCTTCAACCTGGCCATGGATAGATCACTTCGCTTCGGG
The sequence above is a segment of the Microbacterium caowuchunii genome. Coding sequences within it:
- the xerD gene encoding site-specific tyrosine recombinase XerD, producing the protein MRLERAVDIYLRHITIERGLSAHTVGAYRRDLAGYVAWLEDHGVGEAGEVTPALVAEFAAERAGAEPRPAAASLARLQSSVRGLHRFLVREGTTEADPTESLRPPRLPQRLPKALTIAQVEQLLDASGPAPGSADQAEIVTVRDRALVELLYATGARVSELVQLDVDDLAHGDVLRVRGKGSKERIVPVGSYARAATDAYLTRARPELARRGKGTPRLFLGARGAPLSRQSAWAVLQAAAERAGLDAHVSPHTLRHSFATHLLQGGADVRVVQELLGHSSVATTQIYTHVSVDALRDVYSTAHPRAR
- a CDS encoding CTP synthase — translated: MTHSPGSSPSHGTNDDTTKHIFVTGGVVSSLGKGLTAASLGNLLTARGLHVVMQKLDPYLNVDPGTMNPFQHGEVFVTDDGAETDLDIGHYERFLDIELSQAANVTTGQIYSQVIARERRGEYLGDTVQVIPHITDEIKRRMRLQADETPKPDVIITEIGGTVGDIESQPFIESARQIRHELGRQNVFFVHVSLVPYMGASGEQKTKPTQHSVAALRSIGIQPDALVLRSDRPVTESNKRKIALMCDVDEMAVVNAVDVPSIYDIPTMLHDQGLDDYIVRALGLGKAAGVDWSRWQQVLGAVHNPKHEVTIGLVGKYIDLPDAYLSVTEAIKAGGFAHETHVSITWIPSDTCETPEGAEKALSGLDGIIVPGGFGVRGIEGKLGALKFAREQGIPTLGICLGLQCMVIEYARNMAGLPGASSSEFDPDTPFPVVATMAEQVDIIDRGDLGGTMRLGRYPAQLRAGSVAEEVYGASEVFERHRHRYEVNNAYRDQLAEAGLVFSGLSPDRNLVEFVELPRSVHPYYIATQAHPELQSRPTSPHPLFRGLIGAALERHRASELFDVENG
- a CDS encoding ParA family protein, whose translation is MAERASKASGKSSTKDDTPLGPTGRPYHGFATPPALTTHGPARIIALCNQKGGVGKTTTTINLAASLANYGRKVLAVDFDPQGALSAGLGIHPHDMPTIYDLLLDTKRDPHEAIVHTSVEGLDVIPANIDLSAAEVHLVNEVARETILARVLRNITPEYDVVLIDCQPSLGLLTVNALTASHGVLIPLECEFFALRGVALLIETIDKVRDRLNPSITLDGVLATMYDPRTLHSREVLERVVEAFGDDVLETVIGRTVKFPDASVSGMPITEFAPEHAAAQAYLRLARELVSRGAVA
- the recN gene encoding DNA repair protein RecN translates to MIEEMRLRDLGVIADATLPLGTGFTAITGETGAGKTMVVTGLGLLLGERADSGAVRSGAAAAAVDGVWLVDEHGAVADRVRDAGGDVDPVGGGRAELMLGRTVTSEGRSRATVGGRSAPVGVLSDLADLLIVVHGQSDQLRLKSAAAQRDALDRFAGAPVSDAAGRYRTAFDRVRALTTELDGLVAARDERAREAADLREALAEIEDADPQPDEDTALAQRAERLANVEQLREAAALAHGALSNEDDAPDASTLVAESRRALERASGSDQELQALAEQAADIGYRLADLATAVASYLADLDDSGPAELAAVEERRALLAGLVRRHGSLDAALELGRVGALRLAELEDDDSRVERLEAERSAAAADLDAAAAELTAARMSAAERLGAAVTEELRALALPDARLVVSVTPGAETAAGRDDVAILLAPHPGADPRPVSRGASGGELSRVMLAIEVVIASMDPVPTFVFDEVDAGIGGAAAIEVGRRLARLAETSQVIAVTHLAQVAAFANNHLSVVKANDGSVTSSSVRRLEGEAREAEMARLLSGLADSDAAVTHARELLALADRTR
- a CDS encoding NUDIX domain-containing protein; the protein is MDEALRDEPVDPDVVASDLVYRGAVWDVRSDTVRYNDGRIVRQYVVHPGAAAVIALDDEGRVLLIQQYRHPIRHRDWEVPAGLLDVAGESPEQAARRELAEEADLEATSWEPLVSMFTTPGGNDEIVHLFLARGLSTRAEAHHREEEEADIRMRWVPLEDAVTAVLEGRLRNGILMTGVLATAERLRRSGAEH